ACACTGTTAAAGGTGAGAATGGCGCTAATAGTGTTATTGTAAATCTTGTTGGTAAACACGGAAGTGATAAAGTAAGTTAAACTAGtatcaattatttaaatattattttagattTTAGAAGTGCCATTAGGTATTGATTGTGTAAATGAAGTAGATAAAATGCTGGTAGCACGTTGTAATAAACATAATCAAAGATATTTAATAGCAAAAGGTGGATTGGGTGGTTGTGCATCAAATAACTATCAAGGTAGAAGAGGagaaagatttttattaacaatacaCTTAAAAGTTAAAGCAAATGTTGGTTTCTTGGGTTTTCCAAATGCTGGAAAAAGTACATTATTAAAAGCATTAGTacctaaaaaaaagataaaaattgcTCCGTATCCCTTTACAACGTTGAGACCACAAGTttgtcattttaaatatccaACAGATAATCCACAAGACTTTCCATTTTCTTTAACATTTGCCGATTTACCAGGTTTAATTGAAGGAGCTCATGTTAACAGAGGAAAGGGATATGAATTTTTGAAACACCTAGAGTATAGTGATATTATCGTAATGGTTATTGATATATCTggcttttttttatctaatagTAATGGCAATATCTATAGAAATCCATTAGAATgtatatcaattttaaatcaGGAAGTAGAAAGatacaattataaattattaaatcgGCCTGTTGttttagttttaaataaaattgatattccTGATGGTGAAAAAATTGCTGATGGTATTAAAGAAGCTATTGAAAAGCGAACATGGTTTAAAAATGTTCCAGAAGACATTCGCCCAGCTAATCCtatttattttcaagaaATTGTTAAAACAAGTGCTAAAGAAGGCAGgcttaataattttcaagaAATTGTAAGAAAACTATATGATGAAAAATATCCTTTGAGAACATTagatgatataaaattttcagataatgatgaaaattcattaaaaataatatagtatttattgtaagtaaaaaaattatacaacaGAAAGTGAATAGTTTTTGtttgattatttttgttttgttaaatttgttttatgataattaatataaattcaaTGCAAAATTGATGTAGTTGTAAATGAAGCATTTTAATtgagatttttaaaaatttggaataaatgatatttataaacattacttttgtaattaatttttaattaattttcatataGTATCTACATTGAAAgaaattctatttttttactaatttttgaaatataaaaattgataacaaaaaaaaatatttattttattttaaaaaagttggAAATCAGAAAATTTTTCATGATACATTTTCTATCATATGTTGAATTCAGGAAATTTCATGAAAATATGACTAGGTTTAATTgatcatattattttaaatttttatttttctataattatgattttattaaaaatttattatttttcaaggACTATCAGATGAGTGTatttaaattcaaaattttgaagaaaaattatttttataaaacactattataaacaatatgAGAACTATTTTTGTCTTGAGTAGATTTTAagttaaaacaatttaaaaaatatatatagaaaaaaatttaacaaatttagTTTTAAAGTGTAAggaactttttataaaagtatttaaattacTGCACTcggaaaaaaaattcaatcttttttctacaatatttaataatgtacAAAAATTTTGCAATACTCAAAAGAAAATTTCTAAAGTCTAGAATGGTGtgcttttatttttaataataagaaaaaaaaaacttgaaCATTACAAacaaatgatttaaaattatgaactaataagataattttataataagcAACAGTAACTGACATTTTATTcgtttattttataaataccatttgtataaataaaattaaaatcaatggctaaatacttttttgtaaaataaataatttttgtagcTTTTATTTAGTCGTAAAAATTGATTAGCtactaaaaattatcatcaatttaatgtttatttctattacttatatttttatttagtaatttaaaagttttatttcttttttgaaataaagaGATTTTAGTAATGATTCATTAAGATTGTAATTAATTGTAGTagtttagaaattttttattataggaaaatgatatatttatataattggTTAATCTTTAGTCATTTAGTTTGTgactataaatttttttttccagaATTCTGattaacaattaattaatctttttttcttaGAAAAATTTTGGATATCTTAAAACTAactcattttttaaatatttattgctTAGTTcctttttttcatttaaaaagaaaaacttattaaatttatataatactttCAAATgcttgaatttaaaaaaatttttaccacattacttttattataatatcaatatttatgtttaaactaaaaaaatttgcttagaataaactattaataataataaagattttttattgaaacgAATTGATAATggttttaacaaaaaaaagcaattcttctaaagaataaatatattaataaaatttttcacattaattataatattaaaattataaacatacacaaaacattttaagttttagtttatattttattgaataaaattcttgaaaaaaattttttttttttgtaaagtttgaaatttttgatagaattattgtattatatttttttttaattcaatcaaatttaatataattttttgttactttttttcacaaaataaaattagtgATATATCaatctattaaaattttcatatgctataaataatgatgcaatatatgataacttttattgtataaaaaaagaaaaggataattttaataattataaatataaaaattattactagatttatttttttgtattatgtaataatttaacagtaaaaacattttattaattgtattgAATATAGTTAAACTTTAATAACATATACCTTTAATTCCTGATTTATGGGGATAAATGTgagtaaaaattaaaaactgGATGATTACTTTTATGAAACAAAATGTGTTATACTTCATTAACCTTACTTTCAAatagtataatatatatgtgtaTCAAACAATtgaatacaaaaatataccTTCACTagattgataaattttatttattttcatttttaactgttttgtataaattgtcgggaaagaaaattttattagtgaaatgattgttttttttattatatcaattatttcCTATTTAAGTATCTTTATTGAAGGAACTCCTTCTGTTTACTCATGTCCTGGAAATGGAAATTTATTAGgatttagaaataattatcTTCCCTCATTTCAAGGAGCTTTAGGTGGTAATGTAGGTGTTGGAGAAATATGTGGTACTGGAagtatttttcattattggTCATGTTGTGAAGAAAATCCTTTTATGTGTTGTATGAGATTTGAAACTTGGTTTatgtaagtttattttttaattttaataataatatatattttttttatagagtTTCATTTTGGATatcattaacaatttttttaataataatattttttgccACTTTTCGTTATCTTACCAAATAAAAAagtcttttaaatatttttgcattttattattaaaatttacatttaataaaattttataaattctattttatttgtacctcattattatattttggaATGGGTAAtgttcaaaataaaaatgtacaaCCTCCTGCACATATTGATGCACCTAAGCATGCTTCAAATAAAGTATCAAGAAAAATTGTTCCTATAGATAGATCAGATGATATACTTGCAAAAGTTCCAAAAATTTATCCACAAAGATGTTGTTATTTAAGGTTAAAACGTATGCAACGAGTTcatgattatttaaaaatggaaaaaGATTATGTAAAAGTAACAtctaaaaatcaaaaatttgataaaaatattattgaagataaaaaaactattaataaaCTTCGAGGAAAAGTTGTAGGAATTGGTAAAATACTAGAACTTTTTGAGGATGAAAAACATGCTATTGTATCAATGTCACACTCAAAAAGAGAATTTTATGTAccaattttatcaattgttGACAAATCTTTATTAAGAATTAATTCAACAGTTCTTGTTAAAGCTGGTGGtacatcaaaaaatatacctGTAGCAGTTGTTggtgtattaaaaaataatgatgatgAAACTATTAATACTTATAAAGTAACTAAAAAACCAAAAGAAACATTTAGTGAGATTGCTGGATTAGACCAACAAATAATTGAGTTAAGAGAAGCTGTAGAATATCCTTTAACTCACCAAGAATTATATGATCAAATGGGAATAAATAGTCCCAAAGGTGTTATATTATATGGCCCACCTGGGACAGGAAAAACATTATTAGCTAAAGCAATTGCTAATTCAACAAATGCAACATTTTTAAGGGCTTGTGGTAGTGATCTTGTACGAAAAACTTCTGGTGAAGGTCCAAAACAAATAAGATATCTTTTTGAGATGGCTAAACAATATGCACcatgtattttatttttagatgaaATAGATGCTATTGGAACAAAACGTTTTGATACATCTTGTAAGGGTGAAAAAGAAATTCAACGTACAATGTTAGAACTTCTTAATCAATTAGATGGTTTTGATGATCGTGGAgaggtaaaaataataatggcAACTAATAGAATAGAATCACTTGATCCTGCATTAATAAGACCAGGAAGAATAGATAGAAAAATAGAGTTACTTCAACCAGATCAAAAATCTAAATTacgtatttttaaaatacactCAGGTCAAATGAATTTGGAcaaagatataaattttgaaaaaatattgtcaaaagaaaaaaatatgagTGGAGCTGAGATTAAATCTATATGTAGTGAAGCTGGAATGTTAGCATTACGTAACTTTcgtaaaattgtaaaaatgaaTGATTTTGAAACAgcattgaaaaatatatttcttaaaacaaaaatagaaaaagaagaaatttatttataattattttaattgatattttaattatttttaataatgatgatTACCTTAAAACTAGTTCTAATTTTCTTAACCAATAAATTTTTGGTACTTTTCGTTTTATCCCCCTCGAgtaataaatgaataaaactGCTGTCCGGAAGGGGAGCCTGGTATCTTAAAACCAGGTGCCAATTCGTACTCCAGATTCTTCtctacattttttaatgtagCATCTCCAATGAACCTGCTTCCCAAACTGCATTTTCATTTGATGTCCCTTGCTGCATTCTTTTTCTTCAGGAATTATTCCATGACTTTGGAAGAATTTTACGGCAGCTTTTTCATCAACAATTTTATCtgataattgtaaaaaattcattatttttatctaaaaataaaaaaattgaatttagcataaaattttattataaataaagaaaaaaatgattcaaATATCAAATCCTATAATGTTTCCAATTTTTAtcagttaattttttattcccATCATTATCAGTTAATACGTAAAAAGGTTATTTATGATTTgtactttatttaaattcattCTACTTCCTTTATGTAATTAAGACTTTATTTgagaatattttatcaattatcaTGTACtttctatcatttttttttggggGGATATAACCGAAAagtatcaaattttttattaatgtgcCACTAACTATAGAATATATATCCCGATTAAGTGCTACAAGATACAGAAAGCTAACAAACTGTATTTAACCTTTATTTCATGTATACAACTTATTAGAAGTatgtatactttttttattttgtatacaCTTTATAAGCCGTATATTCTGTACagaaagaataaaaaaaataagatctAACTGGATCTTATGAAGAATTACAAATTAAAGACTTCACTAACGTagaaaatattcttttaataatttaaaatgatttaatttaaaataatttagttgttataatttttttattgcatGAACgctgttaatttttaattgttccTTTTCTTATAAACTGTAATCaccaaaataaaatattaattaaataattttttgaaattaacaaaatagacaataaattttaaaatttaagcattaataaattaaaaaaaacattttaattaaatttaaataatgaagcATTgggtaaataaaatttttttgagaTTTTGATTTGATAATCAATCCTTTtggataaatataatttgttttaattaattaattaataatcaaCTGCCTTTatttggaatatttttttaattgtatacAAGATATGTACAATTTGTATAAAGATTGTAAATTTTCTGTATATCATACAAATACAATCAGTATCTATCCCGTAAATTTCTTGTATACATTTTGTATATTGCGTATGGCTTCAAACCgggatatatatatattttattaaagatgTGCAAGAATAGTAAATGTActatatatactttattcaaatttttaattgcttTTAATTATACTACACCCGCTTGTACCACTGTATAGCGAGTAGGTCTTTTATCAGTTGtgatacatttataaatatagcAAACTTGACAATAACGAAGCTGGCAATTTTCGGTTCGGGACCAAGGCATTTTTCCAATACTGATAGAAGCATCCTACAATCAATTTATTAGTATTGTTAGTAGTACTAGGATTATTGTGTACTCAGATATGATATAGAAATTTATACCCAATTTAGATTTACTAATATCTTGATTATATTGtaatttgtaatatatttaattatatttttaaattattattagatatctttttaatataataaaaaattattttttttaaaatggtTTTTCATAATATTGTGGCATtcgaaattttattaaataattggTCCTGATAGAGCAAAgtgtatattaaatattttgttattaatattttctattattcACCTTATTTTACgcttataataacaaaaataaatcaacAACGAAaccaataattattttcaattgttatataatagTAACTTATAAAACTTATGTTTTGTactatattttgtatattaatGATTGCTTGCTTTTCCTCATTCTATAAAAAGTACGTTGCCAtactttaattaaataatcacacacaatcattttatagtagaattattgtataatatttaaattttgaattatttattatttagttttagaatattatttctttcattttataataagaatttaattatttataatttttaatgaaaagttaattatttatttaataattattaaaaaagatacatttttattacaactacaataaattatttttactttttactaaaatttaaagataactataatatcaaaatgtttctttataattttgttacatttcttcataattttataaataattttataggtGTAATAAAGAAACTCATTTGCATaacttaaatttatttatcaatcgTTTTATGTAGATTTCTccaaatttaactttttttttataaattaatattttgtttatttttctCATAGTTAGtttagttataaaatttcctgttataaaaattaattttttagaattattatAACATCAGATGAACTTTGACTTTGAAGAATCATCGAATGATTCACCAAGTTCATCCTTAAATCTTGATATCAACTCTACAATACCTATTCGTAGAAGTGAACGAGCACAATTAAGGAAAACTACTTTAAAAGCTGCTAATAAAACGTGTATTCAGTGCGAGAATATTGTAATTAAAGGTGAAGCTGCCCATGTATGCACTATTTGCCATAGgtaagtttattattatgcATCTCTATCAAACATATATACCTATTTTGGGGAAATgatacaatattattttgattgctttgttttcataatataaatataatttattaataatttttgaacaattttataataattttttaattaaatattttttttagatcaGTACATTTCGATTGTGATCCAACAGTAGATCCATTTTCGGATTCTAACTCAAGCTATAAATGCATGAATTGCcaagataatataaatgctcaattaattaatgatttttatgaACCATTAGAAGTAGGAACAGGCTTAAATTATACTTCTTCTTTATCTTTACCTTCAActagttataaaaattctgTTGAGTTAAGAGAAATGTCTTCACATTCCAATTTATTTTCTGATAATTTAGATCCAgaaattttttcaacaatGTCGTCCCCAACAACTGGTACTTATACTACAGGATCTAACTCTGCTAGAGAAAGTCCATCATATTTTACAGAAACATTAATATCTAATGCTTCTAGTGATaatgaagaattaaaaaataaacaaataattagTGCTCCTGCAAAAAGAGGTAGAAAAAAAGGATCGACAAATAGTACCAGAGGAAAACGTGGTCGTGGGGGAACTGTTACTATTGGTAATAGAGTTCCAAATACTACACTAACAACTTCAAATTCTAACAATTCACTAGAAGACTTACCTATACAAACATCAAAACCAGTTAgaggtaaaaaaaatggacGTGGAGCTTCAAAATGTGATAAACTTAGTACAAGGGGTGCCAAAATTCCTGGAAAGTCTACACGTGGAAGGAGAAGTAAAGCCCAAATAGCTGCAATGGCTGCAGAAACTAATACAAGGCAAAGTGTATCTCAAACTCCTACTTCATTGAATACGGTTCCTGATCCTGCTGAATCAAATTCTAAACATTCCTTAATATCTGGGCGTTCTTCTGATGAACATGAGTATCTACGAACAATGGTTATTTTTGATTCCAGTGATCAATATATATGTACAAAACCACTATGTCTTATTTGTGGATCTATTGGAAAAGATCAGGAAGGATTTATGATAACTTGTTGTACATGTGCTCAATCTTATCATACGTATTGTGTTACTATTCATGATAAATTAGGAGATACAATAATTGAAAAAGGATGGCGTTGTTTAGATTGTACTGTATGTGAAGGTTGTGGTAAAGGGGAAGATGAaccaaatttattattatgtgATGGTTGTGACGTTTCTTACcatatttattgtttaacACCACCATTAACTTCAATACCAAAAGGATCTTGGCGTTGTAGTGATTGTGCCAAATGTTCACGATGCCTCAAAACTGTTCCATCAAATTATGATTTATCTAAAATGGAATCACTTTGTGATATATGTTATTCATTGAGAAAATGTCCTAAATGTGATCAATTATATgaagaaaatgaaattataattaaatgttgTAAATGTTCTAGATGGATTCATGGAAAATGTGAAGATTTAATAACTGAAATTCAACTAGAGACAGCTGCAGAAAATTTATTCAGGTGTTCTATTTGCATTCCAAAACAAAAAGAAGACATAGCAAATATTGTATGTGTTGATAATGTTATGTTAAATGGAAAATCTACACAAAAGTTAGTTGCTCTTAGTAATTCTGTTATTCAAGCACAAACTATGAATTCTGCAAATAAAGATCATTTTCGGTGTGTAAGTAGTATGTCAAATTCTGATCAAATTTCTGTTATTACTGGTCCAACAATGTTTGATCCTATGACAATGAATGATGATAGTAATCATATGATTGATGAGAAtgatcattttaataatattaataatgttaataatgGTATAAATTCTATTATTAATGGTCTTAAGGGCATGCATTCTCCTGTTATTTCTTCAAAATCAATACTTAAACAACAATATTCTATTGGATCAGGAAAACGTGGTGGTAAAATAGGTGTTGGTGGTTTCTTTCCAAGATTGGTTAAAGGAAAATCTATACAATCATCTATTGATAAAGTAGAAGATGATAttgatgatataaaaaatactagtacagaaataaaaaatttatctactGATGTAATTGATGGTGAAAAGAAAAAGCAACGGAAACCTAGAAGACCAAGAAGACCTGCAATGGAAGATATTTATACTCCGCAAATACAGGAAGCTTTTTTTGGTTGTAAAAGTGTTGAttcaaaaagtattttaGAAATGGAATTTCCTGAAACTGAGTTCCATGAAACacaaaaaattgatattgaaaatatttgtgATAAAGATTGTAGTAAACTTGGTGAAGAGTCATCTGAAAAATTACGTCAAGATCAAAATGAAGCTTTAGAAGTAGGTCAATGGATTAATGATGCTGATTTTACAAATGTTGAAAATATTGACTTTGCTGAATTATTTGGTGATGATGGTGAAGAATTTGATGATGATTTTAATACAGATGATGAAGTTTCAAATACTGATTCGATTGCAACAACACAAATGGAAGATAGTTATACATCTTTTCAAAATACAGGCAATCAATTTAATGTTGTTCCAAATGACTTTTCAGGAaattctaatattttaagtaCCGGAAAACCTACTCAACCAAATAAAGTTAGTAGTCAAATGAAAGATTGGGAAGACGATGAACCATTAGGAGATAAAGCAACAAAAGCTGCTGTATTATATTGCAATATTAATTTTCCTAATCTTATTGTTGAACATCCAAAATGGAGTGATCGTTCCAAACAAATTCATCGTTTATGGAGAGCATTAGATCAAGAAACACGAGGTATATGGGTAGCAAAAGCTCGAGAAAATCGTACAAAATTAGCCAAACCACGTGGTTCTACTGTTGGTGGAGGACAAAACAGTAAAGGAAAAGGTTTTAAAGTTCCAATGACACCTGGAATAGAAATAGAAGGAAATAATTCAATTATTAACTCAAATGGTTTCAGTACTCCAAAATCTGATATAACTAGTCCACAAATAGATGTTCAATTAGCTATAAATCCAATTTTACAATACTTAACACCATCAGTTGCAAAGGAGTATGAGGATCTTACAAATTCACTTAATTGTGCaaaaatgaaacaaaataaattagatCAGGAAGTagcaaaattaaaaagagcAAAGAAAAATTTAGGAGCTAAAATTAGATCACATGTTAAAAGTGCTAAGGAAGTTAATGAGCATGCCATTGTTGAAGAAATAGcattaaaagaaagaaaacAAATGGAGGCTCTTGTTATTCAAATATCTGAAAGGCAATCTTATTTAGATGCAGCAAAAAAAGACAccaaaaatattgaaaattctataaaattatttgaacaTAAAAATGGTATTGATAAAATGCTTATTCATGGAAAATTAACTCCAAATAAAGGGtcatttgataataaaaatactatacTTTCTGATTCTCCAATTGAAGAAGAACCTGTAATGACAAAAAGaataagaaaaagaaaaattccATTTGTTTATAGGCGTAGTTTAGGATTAGGTGGAGTTTTATTTGATTCATTAGAAACATCATTAGAAAGAGatatttattgtattgtTGATGAAATGATATGGAGAATTGAGGAAAAAGAACGACCACCAATATATGAAGAAATAGAGGAATTTGTCAAAGCTAAAAGGAAAAGAGCTCCAAATAGAAAAACATTGGCTGCCAATACAATgttaaatgaattaaataaagtaGCAGAAGGTGATTCtttaatcttaaaaattaaagatgctttaaataatatagaaCCATTATCTAAAGATGCATCACAACCAGAACCACATTATAGTTGGTATTTTACTTATAGGTTTGGTATTACTGAATTCAAAGAAAGTGAGGATTACTTTGAAGGCCAGGATAATTTTGGGTGTCTCAAAATAAAAGGACTTGACGAACATCTTAATACTGTAAAAAACGAGtataattatgaaaaagttatagaaaaaatagtTAGACGAGCACAACGATTAGCTAGTGAGAAAGTTGAGgaaaaagaaatagaagTTAAAAAAGTTGAAGAAGCAAATAAAAAAGCAATGGCAGCACAAGAAAAGGCAAGATCtcaatataatgataataattatcaCGTTAGTAATCATCAACATCCAGATTCAAAAAACTGGAAATCACCTTATCCTCCTTTGTATGGAAATAGAGTAGATCCaagaattaataattttagaataaatCCAAACGCTAAGATGGATGTTGTAATAGAAATGGAACAAGATTCTATTGAAAATGTCAGAAATGTAATgcataaattaaaagaaatattaaaagttagaAATGAAGACCCATTTACATTTACAATTAAACCACTTCAATTTGATAATCGTGTTAACATTCAACATAATAGTATAGATGATATGAGAAATCGTCAAAAACAAACTCACCATTATCATTCACAGCAAATTGTCAATGGTTATCAACCACAGGAACAAGTCCTTCCATTACCAATAAGAGAAAAACCAAAAGAACAATGTGTTTTAGATTCTTGTAGTAATTGtagaaaaagttttaataaaatggcTATGGATCCatttttattagatattGGTTTACGTACAGCTTTCCCTGATCCAGATATACATTATTGTAGTATTGGATGTTATGTAAAAGCACTCCTTTCAAATGCTATTTCTCTCAGGACACCacaattagaaaaattgGCTAAATATATTGACAAAGACACTTATGCTATCCTTCGTGATAGTTGTACGGAAGTTTTTGTTACAACATTAACAAAAgaagaaatgaaaaattcTGGTAATAAGCAgcaacaaataaaaatggaaATCGATCAACCATCAATAAAAGagcaattaaataattatgaatGTTCAACTAAGCatgaaataaattgtaaGTCTTCTTCTGCTACAGAAACTTCACTTACATCAACATCAGGTTTTTCAATGATAGAAAAAGCATTTGTAACAATTCCTATTAGAGAACATATAGTGAGAGTTACAGATATTCCACTATTCACACATCCATATTCTAATATAGATCAAGATTTAGATTTTAAATGGAGAGGAACAATATGGAAAATGGTAACAAAAGAACATCTTGATACATTTGTAAGACCATCTTC
This Strongyloides ratti genome assembly S_ratti_ED321, chromosome : 2 DNA region includes the following protein-coding sequences:
- a CDS encoding Histone-lysine N-methyltransferase 2D, which gives rise to MNFDFEESSNDSPSSSLNLDINSTIPIRRSERAQLRKTTLKAANKTCIQCENIVIKGEAAHVCTICHRSVHFDCDPTVDPFSDSNSSYKCMNCQDNINAQLINDFYEPLEVGTGLNYTSSLSLPSTSYKNSVELREMSSHSNLFSDNLDPEIFSTMSSPTTGTYTTGSNSARESPSYFTETLISNASSDNEELKNKQIISAPAKRGRKKGSTNSTRGKRGRGGTVTIGNRVPNTTLTTSNSNNSLEDLPIQTSKPVRGKKNGRGASKCDKLSTRGAKIPGKSTRGRRSKAQIAAMAAETNTRQSVSQTPTSLNTVPDPAESNSKHSLISGRSSDEHEYLRTMVIFDSSDQYICTKPLCLICGSIGKDQEGFMITCCTCAQSYHTYCVTIHDKLGDTIIEKGWRCLDCTVCEGCGKGEDEPNLLLCDGCDVSYHIYCLTPPLTSIPKGSWRCSDCAKCSRCLKTVPSNYDLSKMESLCDICYSLRKCPKCDQLYEENEIIIKCCKCSRWIHGKCEDLITEIQLETAAENLFRCSICIPKQKEDIANIVCVDNVMLNGKSTQKLVALSNSVIQAQTMNSANKDHFRCVSSMSNSDQISVITGPTMFDPMTMNDDSNHMIDENDHFNNINNVNNGINSIINGLKGMHSPVISSKSILKQQYSIGSGKRGGKIGVGGFFPRLVKGKSIQSSIDKVEDDIDDIKNTSTEIKNLSTDVIDGEKKKQRKPRRPRRPAMEDIYTPQIQEAFFGCKSVDSKSILEMEFPETEFHETQKIDIENICDKDCSKLGEESSEKLRQDQNEALEVGQWINDADFTNVENIDFAELFGDDGEEFDDDFNTDDEVSNTDSIATTQMEDSYTSFQNTGNQFNVVPNDFSGNSNILSTGKPTQPNKVSSQMKDWEDDEPLGDKATKAAVLYCNINFPNLIVEHPKWSDRSKQIHRLWRALDQETRGIWVAKARENRTKLAKPRGSTVGGGQNSKGKGFKVPMTPGIEIEGNNSIINSNGFSTPKSDITSPQIDVQLAINPILQYLTPSVAKEYEDLTNSLNCAKMKQNKLDQEVAKLKRAKKNLGAKIRSHVKSAKEVNEHAIVEEIALKERKQMEALVIQISERQSYLDAAKKDTKNIENSIKLFEHKNGIDKMLIHGKLTPNKGSFDNKNTILSDSPIEEEPVMTKRIRKRKIPFVYRRSLGLGGVLFDSLETSLERDIYCIVDEMIWRIEEKERPPIYEEIEEFVKAKRKRAPNRKTLAANTMLNELNKVAEGDSLILKIKDALNNIEPLSKDASQPEPHYSWYFTYRFGITEFKESEDYFEGQDNFGCLKIKGLDEHLNTVKNEYNYEKVIEKIVRRAQRLASEKVEEKEIEVKKVEEANKKAMAAQEKARSQYNDNNYHVSNHQHPDSKNWKSPYPPLYGNRVDPRINNFRINPNAKMDVVIEMEQDSIENVRNVMHKLKEILKVRNEDPFTFTIKPLQFDNRVNIQHNSIDDMRNRQKQTHHYHSQQIVNGYQPQEQVLPLPIREKPKEQCVLDSCSNCRKSFNKMAMDPFLLDIGLRTAFPDPDIHYCSIGCYVKALLSNAISLRTPQLEKLAKYIDKDTYAILRDSCTEVFVTTLTKEEMKNSGNKQQQIKMEIDQPSIKEQLNNYECSTKHEINCKSSSATETSLTSTSGFSMIEKAFVTIPIREHIVRVTDIPLFTHPYSNIDQDLDFKWRGTIWKMVTKEHLDTFVRPSSELQNRFKKIQKKYFINEYNDVSDTRYCAFCFYIGDGEQRTLGRLINIFPSVWVHVNCALWSSGVYETPTGCLKNVDKCLNDAQNNECCVCGNVGASLLCYKAECNNFYHLPCAIKIKAFLVKDKTIQCSNHTNPPIDIVNNLQALRKIYIEKDENYWLTTLFQQKWHSRTLILRIGSMIFRSSGELHHDNFKNCYTKDFIYPIGYKVSRFFWSDTDIGVCQMYDLEIIEKDRLPVFTVTRTSDNKKWESFNCSEAFKEIMVNIQKIRDRTSNKLLKLFGDSIKGESLFGLPEPHIVKIIESLPGVDQILSYYFKYDKKQLLKMPLPENPTGCAKCEDINNYKRPIKTSNTIKSHFMGSPCKVKTLDNAKRNSSRNRISLLYPGMSDSTIRALRASGLTDDMIGDGKYKCDPGSISHIFTQFKKMEKDWKDTVYLSKSTIAGLGLFAKRNIDMNTMIIEYKGEIIRSEVGNVRERYYLARGKGIYMFRADDDTIVDGTEKGGLARYINHSCDSNCKTSIIEYNGEKKIVIISCRPIQMHEELTYNYQFELEDCEDKIPCMCGAPNCVKWMN